In Streptomyces sp. NBC_01439, the following are encoded in one genomic region:
- a CDS encoding transposase family protein, protein MKNTKEHAEDTCPLVYQCRLPLSTRTVSHLADLLRRHLKAIRSRWRILPPGKIAVIVLAVLRHDQRLADMAGGNDVSESTVRRWRDELIGLLAAQAPRLDRALKKVAKQGGELVLIDGTLIRTRRRTGRADRRNYSGKHRSHGLHFLALTDENGRLIWISAARPGRTHDNTAARHDHILAHLRAAGLGALADLGFRGLDNDILDPVIVTGYAASRTHKLTPGQKGANRVLAVGRAPVEHGFAHLKNWRILTKLRTDPARATQLLRALLVLTNLEVNR, encoded by the coding sequence GTGAAGAATACCAAGGAGCATGCCGAGGACACCTGCCCGCTTGTCTATCAGTGCCGTCTGCCGCTGTCCACGCGCACCGTCAGCCACCTCGCCGATCTGCTGCGGCGTCATCTGAAGGCGATTCGCTCCAGGTGGCGGATCCTGCCGCCTGGGAAGATCGCGGTGATCGTGCTGGCCGTACTGCGTCACGACCAGCGCCTGGCCGACATGGCCGGCGGCAACGACGTGTCCGAGTCCACCGTCCGCCGCTGGCGCGACGAGCTGATCGGACTGCTCGCCGCCCAAGCCCCGCGCCTGGACCGCGCCCTGAAGAAGGTCGCCAAGCAGGGCGGGGAACTGGTCCTGATCGACGGCACCCTCATCCGCACCAGGCGCCGTACCGGAAGAGCTGACCGGCGGAACTATTCCGGCAAGCACCGCAGCCATGGCCTGCACTTTCTCGCCCTGACCGACGAGAACGGGCGCCTGATCTGGATATCCGCCGCCCGGCCCGGCCGCACCCACGACAACACCGCCGCCCGCCACGACCACATCCTGGCCCACCTGCGCGCCGCCGGCCTCGGGGCGCTGGCCGACCTCGGCTTCCGCGGCCTGGACAACGACATCCTCGACCCCGTGATCGTCACTGGTTACGCCGCCAGCCGCACTCACAAGCTCACCCCGGGCCAGAAGGGAGCCAACCGCGTCCTCGCCGTCGGACGTGCACCGGTCGAGCACGGCTTCGCTCACCTAAAGAACTGGCGGATCCTCACCAAGCTCCGAACCGATCCCGCCCGCGCCACCCAGCTCCTGCGAGCTCTGCTCGTCTTGACGAACCTCGAAGTCAACCGCTGA
- a CDS encoding GNAT family N-acetyltransferase: MQRHEHAGPAALRAMQSLATRTFPATGYHHIGDLAWNWCLALDRADQYPTAVWTQGDQTLAWGWLELPDTLMLQVDPEHPELAHEVLTWAEHTASGPLSIDVTETEPHLIKALEQRGYTRTDGGPFMACLGRPLADLPDIPHLPDGYSIRPQRDHADVAGRAAAHRGAFGSTRITTERHARMRDTWPYRPEHDLIVTSPTGEVVAYCQGWYDPTNGIGEFEPVGTHPDHRRLGLARAACIAVLHAFADAGGHRAIVYSRGDAAYPIPKRLYESMGFTAYTRTHTYVGTPTD; encoded by the coding sequence ATGCAACGACATGAGCACGCCGGACCCGCAGCACTGCGCGCCATGCAGAGCCTGGCCACCCGAACTTTTCCGGCAACCGGCTACCACCACATCGGCGACCTCGCCTGGAACTGGTGCCTGGCCCTCGACCGCGCCGACCAGTACCCGACAGCCGTCTGGACCCAGGGCGACCAGACGCTGGCCTGGGGCTGGTTAGAACTGCCCGACACCTTGATGCTCCAGGTCGACCCGGAGCACCCGGAACTGGCTCACGAGGTTCTCACCTGGGCCGAACACACGGCATCAGGCCCGCTGAGCATCGACGTCACCGAGACCGAACCGCACCTGATCAAGGCGCTGGAGCAGCGCGGATACACACGGACCGACGGCGGCCCGTTCATGGCGTGCCTTGGCCGCCCCCTCGCCGACCTGCCGGACATCCCGCACCTGCCGGACGGCTACTCGATCCGCCCCCAGCGCGACCATGCCGATGTGGCAGGCCGGGCGGCAGCACACCGCGGCGCCTTCGGATCGACGCGAATCACCACCGAACGACACGCCCGCATGAGGGACACCTGGCCCTACCGGCCCGAGCACGATCTCATCGTGACCTCGCCCACCGGGGAAGTCGTCGCCTACTGCCAAGGCTGGTACGACCCGACCAACGGAATCGGTGAGTTCGAACCCGTCGGCACCCACCCCGATCACCGCCGCCTCGGTCTCGCCCGAGCCGCCTGCATCGCGGTGCTGCACGCCTTCGCCGACGCCGGCGGCCACCGTGCCATCGTCTACTCGCGCGGCGACGCCGCATACCCCATCCCCAAGCGGCTGTACGAGTCCATGGGCTTCACCGCGTACACCCGCACTCACACCTATGTCGGCACACCGACCGACTGA